The Vibrio chagasii genome includes a region encoding these proteins:
- the rpoC gene encoding DNA-directed RNA polymerase subunit beta' yields MKDLLNFLKAQHKTEEFDAIKIGLSSPDMIRSWSFGEVKKPETINYRTFKPERDGLFCARIFGPVKDYECLCGKYKRLKHRGVICEKCGVEVTQTKVRRDRMGHIELASPVAHIWFLKSLPSRIGLLMDIPLRDIERVLYFEMYVVTEPGMTDLEKSQMLTEEEYLDRLEEWGDEFTAKMGAEAIKDLLATMDLHQEVEEMREELETTNSETKRKKITKRLKLVEAFIASGNDPQWMILTVLPVLPPDLRPLVPLDGGRFATSDLNDLYRRVINRNNRLKRLLELAAPDIIVRNEKRMLQESVDALLDNGRRGRAITGSNKRPLKSLADMIKGKQGRFRQNLLGKRVDYSGRSVITVGPYLRLHQCGLPKKMALELFKPFIYSKLETRGMATTIKAAKKMVEREEAIVWDILDEVIREHPVLLNRAPTLHRLGIQAFEPVLIEGKAIQLHPLVCAAYNADFDGDQMAVHVPLTLEAQLEARTLMMSTNNILSPASGDPIIVPSQDVVLGLYYMTREKINVKGEGMYLAGPEEAEKAYRTKTAELHARVKVRITETVVDEDGNSTTETKLVDTTVGRAMLWQIVPAGLPYSIVNQKLGKKQISNLLNEAYRKLGLKDTVVFADQIMYAGFAYAALSGVSVGIDDMVVPQAKYDEIESAEEEVREIQEQFQSGLVTAGERYNKVIDIWASTNDRVAKAMMDNLSSETVINRDGEEEQQESFNSIYMMADSGARGSAAQIRQLAGMRGLMARPDGSIIETPITANFKEGLNVLQYFISTHGARKGLADTALKTANSGYLTRRLVDVAQDVVVHEHDCGTHEGIDMMPHIEGGDVKVALSELALGRVVAEDVLKPGTEDVLIPRNTLIDEKWCQIMEDNSVDSMKVRSVVTCDADFGCCAQCYGRDLARGHLVNQGEAVGVIAAQSIGEPGTQLTMRTFHIGGAASTAAAENSIQAKTTGTVKLHNAKFVINKDKKLVITSRASEMTIIDEFGRTKEKHKLPYGSVLSKADNDAVEAGEVVANWEAHTMPIITEVAGRIQFVDMIDGVTVSRQTDDLTGLSSSEVTDAAARPAAGKDMRPAIKLVDEQGNDVMIPGTEMPAHYFLPGKAIVNIEDGAEVGIGDTLSRIPQKSGGNKDITGGLPRVADLFEARKPKEPAILAEHTGTVSFGKETKGKRRLVITREGGDTYEEMIPKHRQLNVFEGEKIERGDVIADGPETPHDILRLRGIHAVTQYIANEVQEVYRLQGVKINDKHIETIVRQMLRKCTITHSGDSQFLPGEQVEYHNVKIANRKLEAEGKELVRFERDLLGITKASLATESFISAASFQETTRVLTEAAVSGKRDDLRGLKENVIVGRLIPAGTGFAYHQERQAKREEEQEGPSAEQATDNLAALLNAGFSSEE; encoded by the coding sequence GTGAAAGACTTATTAAACTTTCTAAAAGCGCAGCATAAGACCGAAGAATTTGATGCAATCAAAATCGGTCTATCTTCACCAGACATGATCCGTTCATGGTCTTTCGGTGAAGTTAAAAAACCTGAAACGATCAACTATCGTACGTTCAAACCTGAACGCGATGGTCTGTTCTGTGCGCGTATTTTTGGTCCAGTTAAAGACTACGAATGTCTTTGTGGTAAATACAAGCGTCTGAAACACCGTGGTGTTATCTGTGAGAAGTGTGGCGTAGAAGTTACACAAACTAAAGTTCGTCGTGACCGTATGGGCCACATCGAGCTTGCTTCACCAGTTGCTCACATCTGGTTCCTAAAATCGCTACCGTCTCGTATCGGTCTACTAATGGATATCCCTCTACGTGATATCGAACGTGTTCTTTACTTCGAAATGTACGTAGTAACTGAACCAGGTATGACTGATCTAGAAAAATCTCAGATGCTTACTGAAGAAGAGTATCTAGATCGCCTAGAAGAGTGGGGTGATGAATTCACTGCTAAGATGGGTGCAGAAGCGATCAAAGATCTGCTTGCAACAATGGACCTTCATCAAGAAGTGGAAGAAATGCGCGAAGAGTTGGAAACAACTAACTCTGAAACTAAGCGTAAGAAGATCACTAAGCGCCTGAAGCTAGTTGAAGCGTTCATTGCATCGGGTAACGATCCGCAATGGATGATTCTGACTGTACTTCCGGTTCTTCCGCCAGATCTACGTCCTCTAGTACCACTAGATGGCGGTCGTTTTGCGACTTCAGATCTGAACGACCTTTACCGTCGTGTGATCAACCGTAACAACCGTTTGAAGCGTCTTCTAGAGCTAGCTGCTCCGGACATCATCGTACGTAACGAAAAGCGTATGCTGCAAGAGTCTGTTGATGCACTTCTAGATAACGGTCGTCGTGGTCGTGCAATCACAGGTTCGAACAAGCGTCCTCTGAAATCTCTTGCTGATATGATCAAGGGTAAACAAGGTCGTTTCCGTCAGAACCTTCTAGGTAAACGTGTAGACTACTCTGGCCGTTCTGTAATCACAGTAGGTCCATACCTTCGTCTACATCAGTGTGGTCTTCCTAAGAAGATGGCACTTGAGCTATTTAAGCCGTTCATCTACAGCAAGCTAGAGACTCGTGGCATGGCTACGACAATCAAAGCTGCTAAGAAGATGGTAGAGCGCGAAGAAGCTATCGTTTGGGATATCCTAGACGAAGTTATCCGCGAACACCCAGTACTACTTAACCGTGCACCTACACTTCACCGTCTAGGTATCCAAGCGTTTGAACCAGTACTAATCGAAGGTAAAGCGATTCAGCTTCACCCACTAGTGTGTGCGGCATACAACGCCGACTTCGATGGTGACCAAATGGCGGTACACGTGCCTCTAACTTTAGAAGCACAGCTTGAAGCACGTACACTGATGATGTCGACAAACAACATTCTGTCGCCAGCGTCAGGTGATCCGATCATCGTACCTTCTCAGGACGTTGTATTGGGTCTTTACTACATGACTCGTGAAAAGATCAACGTGAAAGGCGAAGGTATGTACCTTGCTGGCCCTGAAGAGGCTGAGAAGGCATACCGTACTAAGACTGCTGAGCTTCACGCTCGCGTTAAAGTTCGTATCACTGAGACCGTAGTAGACGAAGATGGTAACAGCACTACTGAAACGAAGCTGGTTGACACAACAGTTGGCCGTGCAATGCTATGGCAAATCGTTCCAGCTGGCCTACCGTACAGCATCGTTAACCAAAAGCTAGGTAAGAAGCAAATTTCTAACCTACTTAACGAAGCGTACCGTAAGCTTGGTCTTAAGGACACAGTAGTATTCGCTGACCAAATCATGTACGCAGGTTTTGCATACGCTGCACTTTCAGGTGTTTCTGTAGGTATCGACGATATGGTTGTACCTCAAGCGAAATACGATGAAATTGAATCTGCTGAAGAAGAAGTTCGCGAAATCCAAGAGCAATTCCAATCTGGTCTTGTTACTGCGGGTGAGCGTTACAACAAAGTTATCGATATCTGGGCATCTACGAATGACCGCGTTGCGAAAGCAATGATGGATAACCTATCTTCTGAAACAGTTATCAACCGTGACGGCGAAGAAGAACAGCAAGAATCGTTCAACAGCATCTACATGATGGCCGACTCGGGCGCACGTGGTTCTGCAGCTCAGATTCGTCAGCTAGCAGGTATGCGTGGTCTGATGGCGCGTCCAGATGGTTCAATCATCGAAACGCCGATCACTGCGAACTTTAAAGAAGGTCTAAACGTCCTTCAGTACTTTATCTCAACGCACGGTGCTCGTAAGGGTCTTGCGGATACGGCACTGAAAACAGCGAACTCGGGTTACCTAACTCGTCGTCTAGTAGACGTTGCTCAAGACGTTGTAGTACACGAACATGACTGTGGCACGCACGAAGGTATCGACATGATGCCTCACATCGAAGGTGGTGACGTTAAAGTTGCACTTTCTGAGCTTGCTCTAGGTCGTGTAGTAGCTGAAGACGTTCTTAAGCCTGGTACTGAAGATGTACTGATCCCACGTAATACTCTGATTGATGAGAAGTGGTGTCAGATCATGGAAGACAACTCTGTAGATAGCATGAAAGTGCGCTCTGTTGTTACCTGTGATGCAGACTTCGGTTGTTGTGCACAGTGTTACGGTCGTGACCTAGCACGTGGTCACCTAGTGAACCAAGGTGAAGCAGTTGGTGTTATCGCTGCACAATCTATCGGTGAACCGGGTACACAGCTAACGATGCGTACGTTCCACATCGGTGGTGCGGCATCTACTGCAGCAGCAGAGAACAGCATCCAAGCTAAGACAACTGGTACTGTGAAACTTCACAACGCTAAGTTCGTAATCAACAAAGACAAGAAGCTAGTTATCACTTCTCGTGCATCTGAGATGACGATTATTGATGAGTTCGGTCGTACTAAAGAGAAGCACAAACTTCCTTACGGTTCTGTACTGAGCAAAGCGGACAACGACGCAGTAGAAGCTGGCGAAGTTGTAGCTAACTGGGAAGCGCACACTATGCCAATCATCACTGAAGTGGCAGGTCGCATCCAGTTCGTTGATATGATCGATGGCGTAACTGTTTCTCGTCAAACGGATGATCTAACAGGTCTTTCTTCTTCTGAAGTTACAGACGCAGCGGCTCGTCCAGCAGCAGGTAAAGATATGCGTCCAGCTATCAAACTTGTTGACGAGCAAGGTAACGATGTAATGATCCCTGGTACTGAAATGCCAGCTCACTACTTCTTACCTGGTAAAGCGATTGTAAACATTGAAGATGGCGCTGAAGTTGGCATTGGTGACACACTATCTCGTATCCCTCAGAAATCTGGCGGTAACAAAGATATCACCGGTGGTCTACCACGCGTAGCAGACCTATTCGAAGCTCGTAAGCCAAAAGAGCCTGCGATCCTTGCTGAGCACACAGGTACTGTGTCTTTCGGTAAAGAAACGAAAGGTAAGCGTCGTCTAGTAATCACTCGTGAAGGTGGTGACACTTACGAAGAGATGATTCCTAAGCATCGTCAATTGAACGTGTTCGAAGGTGAGAAGATTGAACGTGGTGATGTAATCGCCGACGGTCCTGAAACTCCACACGATATCCTGCGTCTACGTGGTATCCACGCAGTAACTCAGTACATCGCGAACGAAGTTCAAGAAGTTTACCGCTTACAAGGCGTTAAGATTAACGATAAGCACATTGAGACTATCGTTCGTCAAATGCTACGTAAGTGTACAATCACACATTCTGGTGACTCTCAGTTCCTACCTGGCGAACAAGTTGAGTACCACAACGTGAAGATTGCTAACCGTAAGCTAGAAGCTGAAGGTAAAGAACTAGTACGTTTCGAACGTGATCTACTAGGTATTACTAAAGCGTCTCTTGCAACTGAGTCATTCATCTCAGCTGCATCGTTCCAAGAAACGACTCGCGTACTAACAGAAGCTGCGGTTTCTGGTAAGCGTGATGACCTTCGCGGTCTGAAAGAGAACGTAATTGTTGGTCGTCTGATTCCAGCTGGTACTGGTTTCGCATACCACCAAGAGCGTCAAGCTAAGCGTGAAGAAGAGCAGGAAGGTCCATCAGCTGAACAAGCTACTGACAACCTTGCAGCACTTCTAAATGCAGGCTTCTCTTCAGAAGAGTAA
- the rpoB gene encoding DNA-directed RNA polymerase subunit beta: protein MVYSYTEKKRIRKDFGTRPQVLDIPYLLSIQLDSFDKFIEQDPEGQYGLEAAFRSVFPIQSYNGNSELQYVSYRLGEPVFDVKECQIRGVTYSKPLRVKLRLVIFDRDAPAGTVKDIKEQEVYMGEIPLMTDNGTFVINGTERVIVSQLHRSPGVFFDSDKGKTHSSGKVLYNARVIPYRGSWLDFEFDPKDNLFVRIDRRRKLPASIILRALGKSTEEILDLFFDKVNFEVKDQTLLMELVPDRLRGETASFDIEANGKVYVETGRRVTARHIRQLEKDGVEHIEVPVEYIVGKVASKDYINEATGEIIVGANQEISLEALANLSQAGHKALEVLFTNDLDHGPFMSDTLRADSTVDRISALVEIYRMMRPGEPPTKEAAESLFESLFFSEERYDLSTVGRMKFNSSIEREEEEERGTLDESDIIEVMKKLIGIRNGKGEVDDIDHLGNRRIRSVGEMAENQFRVGLVRVERAVKERLSLGDLDAIMPQDLINAKPISAAVKEFFGSSQLSQFMDQNNPLSEVTHKRRISALGPGGLTRERAGFEVRDVHVTHYGRLCPIETPEGPNIGLINSLSAFARCNDYGFLETPYRRVVDGVVTDEVDYLSAIQEGQFVIAQANTVLTEEGTFADELITARQKGESGLHPRDHVDYMDVATNQVVSIAASLIPFLEHDDANRALMGANMQRQAVPTLKADKPLVGTGIERNIAVDSGVTAVAKRGGMIQSVDASRIVVKVNEDELVPGEAGIDIYNLTKYTRSNQNTCINQRPTVLPGEPVSRGDVLADGPSTDLGELALGQNMRIAFMPWNGYNFEDSILVSERVVQEDRFTTIHIQELSCVARDTKLGSEEITADIPNVGESALSKLDESGIVYIGAEVKGGDILVGKVTPKGETQLTPEEKLLRAIFGEKASDVKDTSLRVPNSVSGTIIDVQVFTRDGVEKDKRALEIEQMQLKEAKKDLTEEFQILEGGLLNRVKAVLLSGGYSEAKLDTIGRKQWLEQVLEDDALQTQLEQLAEQWDELKADFDKKFETKRRKITQGDDLAPGVLKIVKVYLAVKRRIQPGDKMAGRHGNKGVISKINPVEDMPYDEKGQPVDIVLNPLGVPSRMNIGQILEVHLGLAAKGIGDKINQMVKEQQELHKFREFLQKVYDLGDTRQKVDIAELSDDQVRTLIKNLRGGLPIATPVFDGASEALIKELLKLGDLPESGQLKLFDGRTGDSFERPVTVGYMYMLKLNHLVDDKMHARSTGSYSLVTQQPLGGKAQFGGQRFGEMEVWALEAYGAAYTLQEMLTVKSDDVNGRTKMYKNIVDGNHSMEPGMPESFNVLLKEIRSLGINIELEDEE, encoded by the coding sequence ATGGTTTACTCTTATACCGAGAAAAAGCGCATCCGTAAGGACTTTGGTACTCGTCCACAAGTTTTGGACATTCCATACCTGTTATCGATCCAGCTTGATTCTTTCGATAAATTCATCGAACAGGATCCAGAAGGTCAATACGGTCTTGAGGCTGCTTTTCGTTCTGTATTCCCAATTCAGAGCTACAACGGCAATTCTGAGCTGCAATACGTTAGCTACCGTCTTGGTGAGCCAGTTTTTGATGTTAAAGAATGTCAAATCCGTGGTGTAACTTACTCAAAGCCACTACGCGTTAAACTACGTCTAGTTATCTTTGATCGAGATGCGCCAGCAGGTACTGTAAAAGACATTAAAGAACAAGAAGTCTACATGGGCGAAATTCCGCTTATGACAGACAATGGTACTTTCGTAATTAATGGTACCGAGAGGGTTATCGTATCCCAGCTGCACCGAAGCCCAGGCGTGTTCTTCGACAGTGATAAGGGTAAGACCCACTCATCTGGTAAAGTTCTTTATAACGCACGTGTAATTCCTTACCGTGGCTCATGGTTAGACTTTGAGTTCGATCCTAAGGATAACTTATTCGTACGTATCGACCGTCGTCGTAAGCTACCAGCTTCAATCATCCTTCGTGCACTAGGTAAGTCAACTGAAGAGATCCTAGATCTGTTCTTCGACAAGGTGAACTTCGAAGTGAAAGACCAAACTCTTCTTATGGAGTTGGTTCCTGATCGTCTACGTGGTGAAACTGCGTCATTCGACATCGAAGCAAACGGTAAAGTTTACGTTGAGACTGGTCGTCGTGTTACTGCTCGCCACATTCGTCAACTTGAGAAAGATGGCGTTGAGCACATCGAAGTACCTGTAGAGTACATCGTTGGTAAAGTTGCATCTAAAGATTACATCAACGAAGCAACTGGCGAGATCATCGTTGGCGCGAACCAAGAGATCAGCCTAGAGGCACTTGCTAACCTATCTCAAGCAGGTCACAAAGCTCTAGAAGTACTGTTCACGAATGACCTAGACCATGGTCCATTCATGTCAGACACTCTACGTGCAGATAGCACAGTAGATCGCATCTCTGCATTGGTAGAAATCTACCGCATGATGCGTCCTGGCGAGCCACCAACGAAAGAAGCTGCAGAGTCTCTATTCGAAAGCCTATTCTTCTCAGAAGAACGCTACGACCTATCAACTGTAGGCCGTATGAAGTTCAACAGCTCTATCGAGCGTGAAGAAGAAGAAGAGCGCGGTACTCTGGATGAATCAGACATCATCGAAGTGATGAAGAAACTGATCGGCATCCGTAACGGTAAAGGCGAAGTGGACGATATCGACCACCTTGGCAACCGTCGTATCCGTTCTGTAGGTGAAATGGCAGAAAACCAATTCCGTGTTGGTCTAGTTCGTGTAGAACGTGCCGTTAAAGAGCGTCTAAGCCTTGGTGACCTTGATGCAATCATGCCTCAAGATCTAATCAACGCTAAGCCTATCTCAGCTGCAGTTAAAGAATTCTTTGGCTCTTCACAGCTTTCACAGTTCATGGACCAAAACAACCCATTGTCAGAAGTTACGCACAAGCGTCGTATCTCTGCTTTAGGTCCTGGTGGTCTTACTCGTGAGCGCGCAGGCTTCGAAGTACGTGACGTTCACGTAACTCACTACGGTCGTCTATGTCCGATCGAAACGCCTGAAGGTCCAAACATCGGTCTAATTAACTCACTGTCTGCATTTGCACGTTGTAACGATTACGGTTTCCTAGAAACTCCGTACCGTCGTGTAGTAGATGGCGTAGTAACAGACGAAGTTGATTACCTGTCTGCAATCCAAGAAGGTCAATTTGTAATCGCGCAGGCGAACACCGTTCTTACTGAAGAAGGTACGTTCGCTGATGAGCTAATCACTGCTCGTCAAAAAGGTGAATCTGGTCTTCACCCACGCGACCACGTTGACTACATGGACGTTGCGACAAACCAAGTAGTATCTATCGCTGCATCGCTTATCCCGTTCCTAGAACACGATGATGCGAACCGTGCATTGATGGGTGCGAACATGCAACGTCAAGCGGTACCAACACTTAAGGCTGATAAGCCTCTAGTAGGTACTGGTATCGAACGTAACATCGCAGTTGACTCTGGTGTTACGGCGGTTGCTAAACGTGGCGGTATGATTCAGTCTGTGGACGCTTCTCGTATCGTAGTTAAGGTTAACGAAGATGAGCTAGTACCTGGCGAAGCTGGTATCGACATCTACAACCTAACTAAGTACACGCGTTCAAACCAGAACACATGTATCAACCAACGTCCTACAGTGCTACCGGGTGAACCTGTATCACGTGGCGACGTACTAGCTGACGGTCCTTCAACAGACCTTGGTGAGCTAGCACTTGGTCAAAACATGCGTATCGCGTTCATGCCTTGGAACGGTTACAACTTTGAAGACTCGATCTTAGTATCTGAGCGCGTAGTTCAAGAAGACCGTTTCACGACAATCCACATCCAAGAACTATCTTGTGTGGCTCGTGATACTAAGCTGGGCTCTGAAGAGATCACAGCTGATATTCCAAACGTAGGTGAGTCTGCTCTGTCTAAACTAGACGAGTCAGGTATCGTTTACATTGGTGCTGAAGTTAAGGGTGGCGACATCCTAGTTGGTAAAGTAACACCTAAAGGTGAAACTCAACTGACTCCTGAAGAGAAGCTACTACGTGCAATCTTCGGTGAGAAAGCATCTGATGTTAAAGATACTTCTCTACGTGTACCAAACTCTGTTTCGGGTACTATCATCGATGTACAAGTCTTCACTCGCGATGGCGTAGAGAAAGACAAGCGTGCACTTGAAATCGAACAGATGCAGCTTAAAGAAGCTAAGAAAGACCTAACTGAAGAGTTCCAAATTCTTGAGGGTGGCCTTCTTAACCGTGTTAAAGCTGTACTTCTGTCTGGTGGTTACTCTGAAGCTAAACTTGATACGATCGGTCGTAAGCAATGGCTAGAGCAAGTTCTAGAAGACGATGCGCTACAAACACAGCTTGAGCAACTTGCTGAGCAGTGGGATGAGCTAAAAGCAGACTTCGATAAGAAGTTTGAAACTAAGCGTCGTAAGATCACTCAAGGTGATGATCTAGCGCCTGGCGTTCTTAAGATTGTTAAAGTTTACCTAGCGGTTAAACGTCGTATCCAGCCTGGTGATAAGATGGCGGGTCGTCACGGTAACAAAGGTGTAATCTCTAAGATTAACCCTGTTGAAGACATGCCATACGATGAGAAAGGTCAGCCTGTAGACATCGTACTTAACCCACTGGGTGTACCATCGCGTATGAACATCGGTCAGATCCTAGAAGTACACTTAGGTCTGGCAGCGAAAGGTATCGGTGACAAGATCAACCAAATGGTTAAGGAACAACAAGAACTTCATAAGTTCCGTGAGTTCCTACAGAAGGTTTATGATCTTGGTGATACTCGTCAGAAAGTTGATATTGCTGAACTGTCTGATGATCAAGTTCGTACACTGATCAAGAACCTACGTGGCGGTCTACCGATTGCTACTCCTGTGTTCGATGGTGCTTCTGAAGCGTTAATCAAAGAACTACTTAAACTGGGTGATCTGCCAGAATCTGGTCAGCTTAAACTGTTTGATGGTCGTACTGGTGACTCGTTTGAGCGTCCTGTAACTGTAGGTTACATGTACATGCTGAAACTGAACCACCTTGTTGATGACAAGATGCACGCTCGTTCTACTGGTTCGTACAGCCTAGTAACTCAGCAACCACTTGGTGGTAAAGCTCAGTTCGGTGGCCAGCGTTTCGGTGAGATGGAAGTATGGGCACTAGAAGCATACGGTGCTGCTTACACGCTTCAAGAAATGCTAACAGTTAAGTCGGATGACGTTAACGGCCGTACTAAGATGTACAAGAACATCGTAGATGGCAACCACAGCATGGAACCTGGCATGCCAGAATCGTTCAACGTACTGTTGAAAGAGATTCGCTCGCTAGGTATCAACATCGAGCTAGAAGACGAAGAGTAA
- the rplL gene encoding 50S ribosomal protein L7/L12, with translation MSITNEQILDAVAEMSVMQVVELIEAMEEKFGVSAAAAVVAGGAAGGDAAAEQTEFDVILTSAGSNKVQVIKAVRGATGLGLKEAKGLVDSAPAPLKEGVDKAEAEALKAQLEEAGASVEVK, from the coding sequence ATGTCTATTACTAACGAGCAAATCCTAGACGCAGTTGCAGAAATGTCTGTAATGCAAGTTGTTGAGCTTATCGAAGCTATGGAAGAGAAATTCGGCGTATCAGCTGCTGCTGCAGTTGTAGCTGGTGGCGCTGCTGGCGGCGATGCTGCTGCTGAGCAAACTGAATTCGACGTTATCCTAACTTCTGCTGGTTCTAACAAAGTACAAGTTATCAAAGCTGTACGTGGCGCAACTGGCCTAGGTCTTAAAGAAGCTAAAGGTCTTGTAGACTCAGCTCCAGCACCTCTAAAAGAAGGCGTTGACAAAGCTGAAGCTGAAGCTCTTAAAGCACAGCTAGAAGAAGCTGGCGCTTCTGTTGAAGTTAAGTAA
- the rplJ gene encoding 50S ribosomal protein L10 — MALNLQDKKAIVAEVNEAANGALSAVVADSRGVEVGAMTSLRKQAREAGVYMKVVRNTLARRAVQGTDYECLTDTFTGPTLIAFSNEHPGAAARLFKDFAKENKDFEIKAAAFEGAVTDAEVLATLPTYDEAIARLMMCMKEASAGKLVRTIAALRDQKEEAAA, encoded by the coding sequence ATGGCTTTAAATCTTCAAGACAAAAAAGCAATTGTTGCTGAAGTCAACGAAGCAGCTAATGGTGCACTTTCTGCAGTTGTAGCTGATTCTCGTGGCGTTGAAGTTGGCGCAATGACTTCTCTACGTAAACAAGCTCGCGAAGCGGGTGTTTACATGAAAGTTGTTCGTAACACACTAGCACGTCGTGCGGTTCAGGGTACAGACTACGAGTGTCTAACTGACACTTTCACTGGTCCAACTCTGATCGCGTTCTCTAACGAGCACCCAGGTGCTGCAGCGCGTCTTTTCAAAGACTTCGCTAAAGAGAACAAAGATTTCGAGATCAAAGCTGCTGCATTTGAAGGCGCAGTTACTGATGCTGAAGTACTAGCGACACTACCAACTTACGACGAAGCTATCGCACGCCTAATGATGTGCATGAAAGAAGCTTCTGCTGGCAAGCTGGTTCGTACTATCGCTGCACTACGTGACCAAAAAGAAGAAGCAGCGGCTTAA
- the rplA gene encoding 50S ribosomal protein L1, which produces MAKLTKRMRVIRDKVDATKEYEINEAVALLKELATAKFVESVDVAVNLGIDARKSDQNVRGATVLPHGTGREIRVAVFTQGANAEAAKAAGADVVGMEDLAEQVKKGEMNFDVVVASPDAMRVVGQLGTILGPRGLMPNPKVGTVTPNVAEAVKNAKAGQVRYRNDKNGIIHTTIGKASFEANQLQENLEALLVALKKAKPSSAKGTFLKKVSISTTMGAGVAVDQASLNTQAN; this is translated from the coding sequence ATGGCAAAACTTACTAAGCGTATGCGCGTAATCCGCGACAAAGTTGACGCGACTAAAGAATACGAAATCAACGAAGCTGTTGCACTTCTTAAAGAACTAGCGACTGCTAAATTCGTTGAGTCTGTAGACGTTGCTGTTAACCTAGGCATCGATGCTCGTAAATCTGACCAAAACGTACGTGGCGCAACTGTGCTACCTCACGGTACTGGCCGTGAAATCCGCGTTGCTGTGTTCACTCAAGGTGCAAACGCAGAAGCAGCTAAAGCAGCTGGCGCAGATGTTGTTGGTATGGAAGATCTTGCTGAGCAAGTGAAGAAAGGCGAAATGAACTTCGACGTTGTTGTTGCTTCTCCAGATGCAATGCGTGTTGTTGGTCAACTAGGTACTATCCTAGGTCCACGCGGCCTTATGCCAAACCCTAAAGTTGGTACTGTAACTCCTAACGTTGCTGAAGCGGTTAAGAACGCTAAAGCTGGTCAGGTTCGTTACCGTAACGACAAGAACGGCATCATCCACACTACTATCGGCAAAGCATCTTTCGAAGCTAACCAGCTTCAAGAGAACCTAGAAGCTCTTCTAGTTGCTCTTAAGAAAGCTAAGCCTTCTTCAGCGAAAGGTACTTTCCTGAAGAAAGTAAGCATCTCTACTACTATGGGTGCTGGTGTTGCTGTTGATCAGGCTAGCCTGAACACTCAAGCAAACTAA
- the rplK gene encoding 50S ribosomal protein L11, which translates to MAKKVEAYIKLQVAAGMANPSPPVGPALGQHGVNIMEFCKAFNAKTESVEKGLPTPVVITVYNDRSFTFVTKTPPAAVLLKKAAGVKSGSGRPNTEKVGTVTDAQIQEIAETKAADMTGADIEAMKRSIAGTARSMGLVVEG; encoded by the coding sequence ATGGCTAAGAAAGTTGAAGCTTATATCAAACTGCAAGTTGCAGCTGGTATGGCAAACCCGTCGCCACCGGTTGGTCCTGCTCTAGGTCAACACGGTGTTAACATCATGGAATTCTGTAAAGCGTTCAACGCAAAAACAGAATCTGTTGAGAAAGGTCTACCGACTCCAGTAGTTATTACTGTATACAACGACCGTTCTTTCACGTTCGTAACTAAGACTCCACCTGCTGCTGTTCTTCTTAAGAAAGCTGCTGGCGTTAAGTCTGGTTCAGGTCGTCCAAACACTGAAAAAGTGGGTACTGTAACTGACGCTCAAATCCAAGAAATCGCAGAAACTAAAGCTGCTGATATGACTGGTGCTGACATCGAAGCAATGAAGCGTTCAATCGCTGGTACTGCTCGTTCAATGGGCCTAGTGGTAGAGGGTTAA
- the nusG gene encoding transcription termination/antitermination protein NusG translates to MSEAPKKRWYVVQAFSGFEGRVAQSLREHIKMHNMEELFGDVLVPTEEVVEMRAGQRRKSERKFFPGYVLVQMIMNDESWHLVRSIPRVMGFIGGTSDRPAPITDKEADAILNRLEKASEAPRPKTMFEAGEVVRVNDGPFADFNGTVEEVDYEKSRIKVSVSIFGRATPVELEFGQVEKLD, encoded by the coding sequence ATGAGTGAAGCTCCAAAAAAACGTTGGTATGTAGTTCAAGCCTTTTCTGGTTTTGAAGGTCGTGTTGCACAATCGCTACGCGAGCATATTAAAATGCACAACATGGAAGAACTATTTGGCGATGTGCTAGTACCTACTGAAGAAGTAGTGGAAATGCGTGCTGGACAACGTCGTAAAAGTGAACGTAAATTCTTCCCTGGCTACGTATTAGTTCAAATGATCATGAATGATGAATCATGGCACTTAGTACGCAGCATTCCGCGTGTTATGGGCTTCATTGGTGGTACCTCTGATCGTCCAGCACCAATCACTGATAAAGAAGCTGATGCTATCTTGAACCGTCTAGAGAAAGCGAGCGAAGCTCCACGTCCTAAGACTATGTTCGAAGCAGGTGAAGTGGTTCGTGTTAACGATGGTCCATTTGCTGACTTCAACGGTACTGTTGAAGAAGTAGATTACGAGAAGAGCCGCATTAAGGTATCTGTATCGATCTTTGGTCGTGCAACACCGGTTGAGCTTGAATTTGGTCAGGTTGAAAAACTGGACTAA